Part of the Arachis hypogaea cultivar Tifrunner chromosome 6, arahy.Tifrunner.gnm2.J5K5, whole genome shotgun sequence genome, AAACACTGGGATTTTCGGTTTCAGGACCATTGGACCAAATGACATACTTCAACAACTTCTCCCCTTCCTCTCCCATGAACCTGTCCCCAACAAATTCCTCGGCTCTGTCgaaaatctttggatctttggttgCAAATGGTTGGTACCCAAATAGCATTTCCCCTGCTTTCACCTAACCCATGTCAACAATAAACCGTTAGTTTATTAGTTAAATGATAAAAACACAAACACAACTCACCACTTTAGCTGTAGAAGTATCcactttatattaaaaaaaaaagacaaattctTAAGTGTTTTTGTACTCTCATTCATTAAATATtacgtattattttttattttaattttttaacataaaataaattttatattaaaatataaaatacatatttaaaataaattaaactacaaatatatttatatacaaatatatatatatatatacataataacatTTTAATTCTAGACATTTATTTTGAGTTGTTAACAGGTAATGGAATCTTTTACCAGCTCATGGCAGTTTTGCTAACCTTAATTAACTGACGAAAAAAGTTTAATAAAacaattcatattaaaatttattaaaattttaactaaacaaattttttatacaaaaacaattataatattctaataaaaaaagcTAGTCTACTCtgcatcaaataattttttttaatgattagattaatcaaataaacaattataatattctaataaaaaaagcTAGTGTACTCTGcatcaaataaaatttattttttttaatgattagaTATTTATctattcatataattttttatggaaAAGTTTAGGGACCagcagttttgttgaattttggccagcatgtaaccagcagaaaaAGGTgaatcattggatgaaatctcacaccaatctcataccatcaaatcatcattgatggctagttgatggctaacaatcacaaaaactGCGGGCCTCCTAGCATtgctcattttttattattacaaaACAAACTATTACTATCAAAGGAATAGATTGTTAAATTTGATAGTAATTAGCGATAATAATTACTAgttaattaatgaattaattaCCTGAAAAGCATGTTCATGGCTTTCAATGACCAAGTCCCGTTTGGCTTTGCCATACTGCAACGGCACAGGCGGATCAATCCTAAGCGCCTCGTACACCACCGACTTCATTAGCTCCATCTTCTCCATAGTCGCCATCGTAACCTCTCCACCGGCCTCCTTCACCGCCGCCCTAATCTCCGCTGCAAGCCGCGCGTGCAACTTCACCCCCGCCCTCCCGATCCACTTCATCACGTTTGGGAAGAACAGCTTCATGCCTCCGAACGAATTGAAGCACGTCGCAAAAACTAGGTTATGGCACGCTTCCTCTCTCGAGATTCCCAATCTCTCACCTTCATCCAGCATGAATCCCGAAGATTCGTAGAAGAAATCGTAGAGCCTCTGGTACTGCTTCTTGATTAACTTCGGCGGAAGACGGAAGTTGTGGAAAACAGAATCTTCGATGAACTGAGGCAAACCGAGTCGCAGAATCGGACTGAGTTGAAACAGAACCCACTTCTGAACGATTCCTGGCCCGTCCGTACCGAGTTCGGTGTCGCCGGGGTTTGAACCGAAGAGCGATCGCGCTAAGAAGTTAAAAGCTGCTTGATCGTTCGCGAGGGCAAAATCGGCTTTTCCTTTCTCAGAAAGCTCTGATTCCAAGGACTCGAAGAACTCCGTGTAGCTTGAACGGAACTCAGGAATCACGTTTTCACGACGCGATTTCAAGAGAAAAAACATTAACCTTTTCAGAAGGCCGTGTTTTGCTTCTGAAGGATCCAGGTAAGCGAGGACTCTGTAACCGCCGGTGAGTTCAGTCGACGGCATGTAGGTTCCCGTGAACACGTCACGCTTTTCGACTTTCGAGACGTCAAAAAGCGTGGGAAAAGACTTGGCGTCGAGCAAAACGACGACGTTTGGTGAGTTTGAGATGAACGGTCCAGGTGGCATGTTGGCGCGGAAAACGGTTGACTGATATTTTTGGATTCTTGATTTGAAAAACTCGTCACGCCCTTGGTTGTAGAAGTAATCCTGACGGTCTTTTAAAGGACCGATTATTGGGATCCCAAGGTCCCCCGGGATCTTCCTCATCGGTAGGTTGTTGATGGTTGGCTCACTTGGTAAAGAATTTGTTTGTCCGGGCTTGCGTGTTGGAGGAACCGATACTGACGGTGTCGGTCTCTCCGACACGGAAGCCCGGATTGGAAATACATGGAAAGAAGAGCGGTTTGAGTTTGTTGATGGAAGTGAGAGCTTGTTGGAAGTTGTCGCCCTTATTGATGGGAAATCTAGTTGGAGGAATAGAGAAGATGGCAATGTTGATGATGTCATGTTTTTTTCTTAGAACTATGGAGCTTAGGACTGTATTCAAGGTTCAGGAAGAAGGTTTGGGATTTGGGAGAGTAATCAAAATAAGAGATGGGAGGGTAGGTGGGTGATGGAATGGTCTAACCGGTACCGCTTGAGAAAAGAAGATGGCTATGTGGGGATtttatatgattgaaatttaggGGAGGGAGCTGTTTGGATAACCATTTGAAGAAAAAATGCATAGCCTCTTCCATTTTGCCCAAAATATAATAGTGCTGGACTTTAGGAATCGTGTAACTTGTGCTTTAATTAATTGAGCTTTTGCTATCATTTCATTTGGTTGTGCGTGGACTGTGCCTCCCAAAAAAGCATCTAATATTTTGTTTGCCTTATGGATTATAAATGTAGGTTTTATTATAATAAGAAGGCTTTTTATATTGAGAAAATTTAGGCATCAGTAACTTTTATATTTTGTGATCAATACTAGCTCATTTTTTAGATATGAGAAGCATGTGTATATTGTGTTTTATTGTGAAAAATATAGGTGTACATAGATGTGGGAATAATTTTTtctgaaacaagaataaaaaaattggatcatccgcattttttttaaaaagaaattaaggtTACTAATCGGACAGTCCGATTAGTGTGGaagagaaaatttaaattttgatgaaGATAATCGAACCCTccgatttatatttaaaaaattaaaaaatttagagtacacaaatcaatttttaattttttaaacacaaattaaaTGATCTGATTTTTACTCCTGATAccataattgtataaaatatctataaattcgATATCTGTATTTTACATCATTTTTCCTCCCacatctaaattaaaaagtgcTCTTATTTGGTTGGAtgtatattcttatttttattagaaaaattctAAATGGATACATATTTTTTTCCCACAATTgagagtaaaaattttaaaaataagcttTAGTGGTAGATTTTTAATATGCAGTGGGAGACTATTGAACATTATGTAGCACTAGGAGTTATGATAATTTTTTTGCACTAACAAACTAGTAGTTTAGTTGGTTTAGGGTATACTATAATATTTAGGTATACAAATATGTTAAAACTAAAAAGAGAGAGTTTTactgtttaaataattttatttattttaagtaaatTTGTTTCTGATGATAAAGTATCCAATGAAATTTCAATATAAAACTGTACTGTTTATGGATAAGAAATTATTGTCCTACATTTATTATGAAACTCGATCTTATCCTCTAATAATCATATTGGATTAATGATGTcaggatttattttattttatttatttagatattaGGTTATTTTGACATATTATAATTAGATTATTTCCTAGGTCGATTTTATCCTCTAATGCTAATCATTATTGGATTGATGAAATCGGTGTAACTCAAATCATGTTGCAATTTACATAAATACTAAAAACTAGTCATCTGTATAAAAATTTACAATAATTTTGTATTcacatttataatttaattaaatttataaataatatagtcAAATTCAATTcacatttataataaaaatacaaataaaaaacaaagataaaGTAGTGATTTATAAGTGGACAACATTTGATATTCATaaaaagtttgattattttgatgggaatatatttgattattctattataaaaaagtttatttattttgataattaattattctattaaaaatatatattgaatattTTGATAGGAATATATTTGattattctattataaaaaagtttatttattttgataattaattattctattaaaaatatataatgactagtttagtaattaatttttgtgtttataaaacatctttttataaaaaaagaaacgTGTCATAAAAATATAATGGTATTAGTGCAAGTCGCATTATGAAAGGTTATTTTTGGAATGAAAGTAGTGCTCTAAAAACTTTTGGTGATGTTGCCTATTGTCTCTATCATATTGGGATAGAACCTTTGTATCTTTGGAATGTGGCATTCATTCTTTCAAGATAGGCAATGCCGTGTTACATATGTGTCTGAAAATAtggaagatatatatatatatatatatatatatatatatatatatatatatatatatatatatgtatctattTATCCCATGTTtggtttaatttggattttaCTCTATTTAGTAGTTACAGGATAAATAAGAATGGTTCCATCTCTTCAAACTATTTCACATTTGAGTCACTTGCatttttatgttcaaaatattggAAAAGGGTTATACTAGTAGTGCCACTTGTTATAAATCTAGTTTGGTCACATAGCatatagataaataagataataatgcactcaacaaaaataaattatagtgcCTTGAAAACCGATGGAATATAATAGATTATTTTGCTAATGCTATTATAATAAGAAAAAGTTTAGGCACTAACTACAATATAAGTgaattaagttaatttttttaatttttaattttaaaattcaaaaaaaaaatgaaagttttttttttgtagcGAACTTATTTTTTAAGTAATTAGCTGGAGTtgattttattcttaattaattttttagtagaATGATGATAATATATAATGTGTAGTTAGTTAGAAATTAGAATATTCTCTATGAAAAGCAGCCAATAGGCTTTTTTTTACTCCcgtattataaataatttagaagtatattatatattagtaatattaaagatataagaatttaaaattattttatttaacttaatatttataattttatgtatataatatttataaatatatatttattatatctaaaattacttaatttttaaagtaataattaaaaaacataaaataaaaaattaatataaaataaaataattttaaactgacTTAGAAGCCAGCTCTGAGTGATtgaatcttttattttgttatcaTATATGAACATGATATCATCAGCTCAGTATATTATTaattcttttctccctttctatacctttttttttgtttccatAGTTGAGCCTTAACATAATATTTAAAGCTTAATTAAGccaaaacaaattattttttttacatgttCACATCGTAATCTTGTTGCATACTATTTTTTATACCGgcatatgtatataaaaaatattatttatacacaaaaaattaattattaaattaataattatatatttatgtataaataattaaatatatattgtttaacttatttttaatatatatttcgtCTTTAcaatataatttatatcaataactatttaataattaattttttgtgtatatgTAGCATATAATTATacgtatatataattaataattacataATATCATAAATATATTCAGATTAGTCTATAAAAttgactaaaaaatatatatccgAATCACTCTTAAGAACCTATAAATCTAGTACTATCATGTATCGagagtattaaaaaaaaaaaaacatcaatacATTATCTCTAATAAAGATCAATGTTACATATTCACATTATATATGTTTATCAAATAGAAATCTATATCATATGattgttaaataattaaatctaagCCTCTATTATTAAGGCATTCCACATTTAATCCAAATTCCgaataaagtaattaattatttttttcatttttttcccataatcactacaacaatatagactattttttaggattattatgtgtcaaaaaaaattaaaattcatcaaaaaaataaattttgatactattttaactttgaaaatatgttaataaaagttttgtcaaaaataatatttttaacatataagtaattataaaaaaagtttaaatcttattttgataaatattggccgtcaaaaataatttattagaaaaatttgagaatatgttttttgtgatacttattaatcgtaaaaaatactatttattttgacagttattgaccataaaaaattctcaacaaaaatttttaacaaagaatgataTGAAATCTTGAAACTGAAGAATAAACTGAgattaaagatgaagaatgagtaaTATGATACTAAATTGAGAGTAGTGTGATGCTAAAATTAACGGAGCTCaacgaaaaaaaagaataatagaataagttgaaaataaataagtatcaaaattgaggagtaattttttacaattaaattattcataaaaaaacataaaaaatttgacatttataatatttatcaaaaatatatattaatttttatctttaattatggCCGTTAAGAAAAATCATGTCAAAATAGTTCTCTTTTCTTGTAATAAATATGAATAGAGACCAAAACCATCCTAATCTCATGTTCACATTTGAATGCTTTATAAGTAAATTAAACTCGTTTTAGCAAATATCCATAACACGAGTGTTAAGCGTGTGCTAGTAACCTAATAATTAGTATATGTATTAATGGAAAATATGTGTTTATTAAGACAAACTAATTAATAGCCTTATTAATTACAAGTAGTACAGGGGATCAATTATCTCATCTTTATCTCCATTAATTATTCTTCATGCATGCACGGTGGTTAGACCAGAGATTAGagaatactatatatatatatatatatatatatatatatatatatatatatatatatatatatatatatatggataatgGACTAATCAAGTCGAAAATCTCAAGCCACAACCTGATTCTGAATCTTTGAATGTGCCTACATTTTTGTCAAGTTtctttggagaagaaccaaaagaTCGAAGAATTAAAAGAACTATCACTTCCTTGACATCAACCGGGTTTGCTGGGTCCACCATATTGGCTAAtagtcttattattattttttttaaaatgttatttatatactaaaatcaactatttaaatcagtcattaatatatttatgtataaatatacgtgcaatttaatttattttcaatatgtatttataatatattttatactggtagttaattttaataactaattttaatatacacatagtataatcgttattttttttaattataatcatccacattatgtatttttgtctagtttaatttctagttagtAATTAGTAATTACATTACAACACTACAATTATTGAAAATATAGTACTAGTATGTAGAATACGTAAAAGCCTTAACTAAAGATTCTCTCATGTTGACTCTACAGGAAAGAAGGTGGAAGCTCTCCAATTAGGTTTGAACTTTGAACCTCATGCTCTTCGTGGGTATAGTTGAATTAATTCCACTCTCCAATTTGGATTAATTCTTAACTTATTATCAAACTTCAATTGCAAAAGGGTACACGAAATGATAACTACAAagtttatgtttaaattaattttgtagAAATTATAAATAGTGAATGAGTTATTAGACCCTTATTAGGCATACCTaatgaaattacaaattaaattaaaagaatacgATTGAGATACCAACAAACTATCacttaaatgacataatttttttttatctttatttaaagaTTTTGGATTTAAATTTCACTCCTagctttataaatatatataaattcatgctaattattttttatatgctcaTTACAGTTGTGTAATACGTATTAATAAAATTTTGGGTGTGTAATGCCTAACTATGAGACTCATAATCGGTTTAAAAAAAATCGTTAGTGTTGTTTAAAGTCGTTACCAACGATTTGAGTGAAGAGGAACAATATAAAAAGCTTTAGATTAACAATCAATGATTTCATGGTTGtagaaattctaaaaaaaaaaattgtcttacTTAAAATCGTTAatctcattttcacaatttttgtCTCTTTCTAAAATCGTAAGTCACGATTTTTTATGATATTGAAAACTTTCGTATCAATGCATTACATCAAATTAATGTATTACACTCTTCCTACtgtaatatccaaaaaaaattagcctcCAAGATTGCTTTTCCGTCCATTCTCAGATGCTTTTTCAGAGGTCAAAGTCAAAATGAGGCACACACAACAACACATTCTCATTCTTAATTAGTTCTCATACTTTCTCGCTACGTTCCAAGTTTCATTCAACTTTAAAAGGTCTAATATAAAACTCAGTTCTCACTGCCGGCCAAAAATACCCGCCACTATCTATCTCATACATTTTTTTATACAGAAACAAATTGTTGAGAACGATGGATGTGATATggggaaaacaaaacaaaaaagagaggaatagagaaaataaaaataatatcggTCATCAGTTTGTTTGAATTATATATGTGGCAAGtgctataatataataatttggaATCAAGGTGAATCATGCATTATATATTTTGATACAATGGATTAATAAAAATGGTATAAAAGGCACCTCAATTACCTACAGTTTATATCTTTAAATTTGATGTTGCATTAGAATCAAGTGTACCTTGAGAGAGAAAGTTGCATGAATGATTTCTCCGAAGAAATTCATCCACTAACAACAGTGCTATTTTACTCCCACCACtcaaaatgtataaaataatgatgctgaagtttatttaaaaaagttTCGAAGTATGGAAATGAATATATTTCGTTCGTTATTGCTAATTTGATACTATTCCTATTTGGCATGAAACAAATGTGCCCAAATTATCCTTCAATTATTGCCTCCCACTAATAAATTATGTCTTCCATCAACAGTTTTATGTTTCCAATACCATTTCCTCTATCGAGACGCAGACAGTTTCAATTTTCATatcctaattattaatttttgaacatATATATTATCTATCAACATGTAATAACATAAATTACATAACAAACGAaataatactaaaaattttaataatgtaAGCCAACGGAGCTAGTAATCTGATTGATTTTTAAGACCAACAACCTCGTATCTGTATCAGATATATTATGGATTATAgcaagatataaaaattaatgttAATTTTTGGAACATAAATTGGCATAATATTTTCCATATTTTTTCCCAATCCACTCTTGTATACATTAATATATTCCTTCTGTTATAAGTTTAAACTTAAGAGAAGTAATTTTATggtataatatcaaaatttttaggattaaaaagtctattaataaaagaaacaagatcaccaaaaaaaaaaaattaaaagtacctGTTgcctagttattttatttttaatcttttgtcaaattaaaattattgacatactaaaatcaattataatGTATTcatgtataaataaatatataatttaatttatttttaatatatattttatagtagTATTGATTTTAATATAGATCTAATATGATTGAAGTCTAATATAAAGGTGTTTAACAGTGATCGTAGtacttaaatatttaaaattaacacTTTTTTAATAAAGTTCTCTTGGGGGTGCATAGTCTAATGGATTGCTTTTACCTACCAAATCTTTGGAAGAATATAATCTTTGAGCAGCATAAATCTAATCATGTACGCAAATGTGTGCTGTCAATCACCACTTGTCACATAATCACATGATTAATCATGTACTAACAACGTAATCAActacataatttaatttatacgaaaataacaataataaaacgaGTTTAGCTTATAGGAGTATTGGAGTCTGCTAAAACAACTTTTGCTTgcatatttttagttagttaacaacattaaATTTATTATAGTCGTCGCTATATATGTTTGaattatattgataaaaataaattatctaaCAACGGTGGCGACTTCACGTGGGAACGGGGCAACTAGGAAAAAGTCAAACTAGAATTATTATTGGTAatgttgttatatatataaaattataaacagATAGACAAGGAATTTAATCCATCATATCTTGGAGAAACATAAAGATTCGATATTTGGCAGGAGTTGAATTACACAAACTAGGATAATTTCATATTCATCCATACTCTCACTTAATAAGTTGCATTAAGCCATATTATGTCTAGAACTCAACAACTGATATCTACCATGTTCGGATTAAGATATAGCTTGCTCACCATATATGAAAAAACTTATTATATTAAGAGATGATAAGTAATTCTAACTAGCTTCTTGAACTGATGCATTGCACGAAATAAATTTTTCTTAGCATAataacatatatcataaaataagctagtttAAAGAAGCATTAGATGCTAAGGAATGGTAATTACGTTGGCCACTTAGCaaagatattcattcataccaTTCCCTTGATGATGCATTAAAATGCTTGCTTCAATATAAATTAGAACTACAAAAAATAATGACttattgaataaataaaattaaataaaatagttgAACTGACACATTGCAACTCAACATAAGATGGCAACATAGCGTTATATATACATACACACACCTTTACATGGAGGCTAAAAGTTCTCTCATCTCTGTTACCGAAGGGATATTCTCATTAGGGTAAATCTTAGCCACAAGTTGTGCAAAACTTTCGTACTTGTCAACAAATTCCTTCTGCAATAATTTTGAGGAAGTAGTAAGAAAATTGTTCACTTGCATACATGATGTTCTTAGTACTAAAATCTTTCCTGAGGCTTTCTATGAACTATCATGTATATAAAGGTATTTCCTTTTTCTGTTGTGAAAGTTAACTAATTTTGTTTCTGTGAGAGAATTTGATTACAAGTTATtgtaaaaaaaacacacacaacaTAAAAAGTTAACTCTATCTGATCTTGCTAATTTGCTATACATTGTGCCATCCAAACTAAAGCAGTTTCAAATTTGGTATTGAAATATTTACTCCATTAATTTGGGCATTGTTGGCCAATTATAATTTGGGCTGTTTCCTACATATAATAGGTCTTTTCTTACTATAAGTATTTGCTCCATTACCTTGCATTTATCCCATAAGGAGGGTAATAGTTCTTCTGAAGTCaagttcttctgcaatttcttgtACATTGCAGCAATGGACTTGTCAACCTGAATAGAACAGGAAAGACGATTCACAGGTTAAGTATATGCGAGCCGAGAGGTGCTTAAATGGAAGATAAGAATCACCTTACCCCCGATAAACTGGATTTTAGCATCTTTCGAAGATCCATCTTTGATAGCCCGAGTTGGAAAGGAATCTGAAATTGTTGCCATTTTTTTAACAGAAGAACATaagatttttatgaattttaaaaggCAAATGTTCATGATTTCGGTGTAAAGTCTGCTAACTATTAAATCCATATAACCAAGATGTACGGACAAATATACACAAATATAGTGCTTTGAATAAGTGTTTTTTCagcaaaaaataatttctcttaaGATCATTTGTCAGTTGTGAATATCTATGAAGAGtacatttttttccagttttatcCTTATAGCTATAACCCCAGTTAAGTATACTGTAGTAAAACTAATATAACGGAAAGAGGCAAGGAAAAATATAGTCAACATAAACTAAAATTTTTCAGCATTTGAAccaatttaataatttatcaaCTCGAGTTACAACCTTAAAGGGCACATTCATGGATGGAGTGTGTAACCAAGATGTACTTGGGCAAGCTCAATGAAAACTTAAAAAGTGATTAGTGACTCTACAGTTATATGAGCAAACTCCATGATGAGCAAAATACATGCAAGAATTCAAGACAGATGAAGTTGCTTTACTACAGTAGTTTATGAAAGATTAACAAAAAAGAACTATAAACACTAACCTCCTCAGGTGCAACTGTGAACATCAAGTCCTCAATCCTCCGATGAAATTGAAAAAGGCGCTCGAATTGCTAattcaaaggaaaagaagaaaggagaaataaTGAGTTGGATCATCAACTCAAGCAATGGTATAGAAAATGATAGAAAATAGATAACAAGTTACTCACATAATAGATTATCATGCTAATATGGCGCGTACAAGCTTGCTCATAGGCTTCACTAGCCTGGTGATAAAACTTAGCCAAAGTAGGCACAATGTTGGCAAGGTCATACAAACTGTATAAAATGAACAAACAATGTTTGAAATGTGGCATTTGGATTTCTTTAATAAAATCAACATCATCAACaagttgaaaataaaacaaagtatCAAAGCTGCTTCTTGGCACAGGGAAATGAAAAACTTGCCTATTTTGAAAGGCGGCATAGTTCTCTAAGAGAAAAATATCAGCATACTTTGGATCTGTTTGTGCTATTTTTTCCAAAGTCGCAAACATTATGCTAACCTGTCAAAGTAACATTTCCACCATTGTATGCAAACAAAGGTTAGGACATGTGCTACACTGGATTTTCAAGACAGGTTACTCATTGTATGGTTTCCATAAATTTTATTTGGGGTACTCCCTCCAATTGGAAATAATTAACCACTTTTGAAATATTGTTCCGACAAAAACTGAAATTAGAAAATTTAGATAACTAAATATTTTTTCCTCTAAGTATACCACTAATCAATCAAGTGAAACAAGGATATAATGCAAGGGAGATAATAA contains:
- the LOC112756209 gene encoding allene oxide synthase 1, chloroplastic-like, yielding MTSSTLPSSLFLQLDFPSIRATTSNKLSLPSTNSNRSSFHVFPIRASVSERPTPSVSVPPTRKPGQTNSLPSEPTINNLPMRKIPGDLGIPIIGPLKDRQDYFYNQGRDEFFKSRIQKYQSTVFRANMPPGPFISNSPNVVVLLDAKSFPTLFDVSKVEKRDVFTGTYMPSTELTGGYRVLAYLDPSEAKHGLLKRLMFFLLKSRRENVIPEFRSSYTEFFESLESELSEKGKADFALANDQAAFNFLARSLFGSNPGDTELGTDGPGIVQKWVLFQLSPILRLGLPQFIEDSVFHNFRLPPKLIKKQYQRLYDFFYESSGFMLDEGERLGISREEACHNLVFATCFNSFGGMKLFFPNVMKWIGRAGVKLHARLAAEIRAAVKEAGGEVTMATMEKMELMKSVVYEALRIDPPVPLQYGKAKRDLVIESHEHAFQVKAGEMLFGYQPFATKDPKIFDRAEEFVGDRFMGEEGEKLLKYVIWSNGPETENPSVSNKQCAGKDFVVLVSRLLVVELFLRYDSFEIQVGTSPLGSKITLTSLKRASF